One segment of Streptomyces sp. XD-27 DNA contains the following:
- a CDS encoding sel1 repeat family protein encodes MRGPWAWWRRRGRRRGGTGGLDPELLAAVHSAYERGTPVPEAAARAAAEAGDRRGMTVYGIGLGNRGEYEAAEHWLRSAMALGDLAASVVLGTLHLDLGRYAEAERVLRPAADRGHNGARLALREARARRNGHG; translated from the coding sequence ATGCGCGGACCTTGGGCCTGGTGGCGGCGGCGCGGCAGACGGCGCGGCGGGACCGGCGGTCTCGACCCGGAGCTGCTCGCGGCGGTCCACTCGGCGTACGAACGCGGCACGCCGGTCCCGGAGGCGGCCGCCCGCGCGGCGGCCGAGGCCGGCGACCGGCGCGGCATGACGGTCTACGGAATCGGCCTGGGCAACCGGGGCGAGTACGAAGCGGCCGAGCACTGGCTGCGCTCCGCGATGGCGCTCGGCGACCTGGCAGCGTCGGTGGTACTCGGCACCCTCCACCTGGACCTCGGCCGCTACGCCGAGGCGGAGCGCGTGCTGCGCCCGGCCGCCGACCGCGGCCACAACGGCGCCCGCCTCGCCCTGCGCGAGGCCCGCGCCCGCCGCAACGGCCACGGCTGA